The genomic interval CAGAAGTCTGCACTTTGGCActgacacatttatatttaaaggctACTCCTAGTATTATATCTCCACCCCTAAAGCACGTGtatgaaacaataaaaacataggAACATGTTTCGACAACGTGAAAATTTGGCACAGTTTTAACTTCtcttttgtaaagaaataccaCCACCACTAAATTTGTGAAATGAATCAGTAAAAACAGATAAAGCTTTTCGAAAAGCTGTAAATCTTAGCACTTGCAATACAATAATTCTGACCAAGAAATAAGATGGACAGCAAGATTATGGGGTATTCGATGCTATTTTCAAAGTTGCGAATTGTgattataaaatgttagaaaaatataatattctcTTATAAAAGACAAGTCAACACATTCGTTTTGAAAACTCATAGCTTGGTTAATGGAGATTCTAAAATTCTAGAATGAGTACCGAAATTGAACTGTAAATTGCACATTGTGTGAATAAAATGTAGGCTCATTAAGTGACAATCttatacaaaatcaatacatacacatgtataacaaacataaactttgaatgagcctttaactacttactaaataacgcattgatggaaaatattaattactgataacaaaagtgtaactgtgtatttaatacctATAAacgcaaaagtattaaatgattggtgaatgctaaaagatgtGCTGTGAtctactgtgttttatgcacatgttttgttcaaattaaactaggtATCCTTTATTAAatccattgttttcgacatttattcatcgttttttgaatattaaaaaagtattaatttatgTGGGAGTAAtagtacatatttaaaaagacATAATCGCCCGAATTCAAGAGCTGAGTAAACTCGTACATTACCTTGTGCCTGCAGTAGAAACGTTTCCGTATAGTTTCCAAGCTCGTTGTTGACATGTACGCGGTAATACCCGAAATCCTTTTCATCTACGGAACTGAAGAATAATTTAGTTTGAAGTCCGTCTGTAGAAAAAGTTATGACGATGTCTGTGTCATTAGAAACAATATTCCATGTACTAGACGCCGAAAACTTCTTTTCCCAAACAAAGTCCTTAGCTCTTGGTCGCGGAAACGCTACTAACTTAAGAGTAAACGCTGCAGGCTCTCCAGGTGCAATTGTGACGTTCTGGTCTCTCTGGGACAATGCTGATGCACGAGGAGCACCTGAGAAATAAagccattttttatatattttcctGGAAACAGGataagaaaatgtttacaatgtgCTGCTGTTCTGGAAAACATGGTTTCTAATGTAagtacataattaaaaaaaggacAAGCAAAGTAGCCAACAATTCAGGTAATATAAACTTTGGTATGATGTCTTTTACATATGAGGCGATATCGTCTGGAACCGTTTGTCGTACTGAAAACGGATATGATTTCAGGTTCGGATATAACTAACTTTAGCGCCAAATATGGGTCACAAATGTCTTCATGTCTAGCGTATGATCAAAATAAGTAGTTGTGTTTTTGGCTTAGTCACAGTATAATATGCACATTTGTGAATGCTTAAACTTTCATAGAAACTCCATTCAATACAATATGAGATATAAACAACACTTATCTACGTTCGACAACAGTATATGCCATATGTACAAGAtaattaacacatgtttgtacTGCAAAGGAAACATCAGAAAATAGTAGTGTCGCAATGGAAGTTGTGATGAAAGATTTATTGGTTTAAgttcttttaataaaatgaatatgcattaGTCAATGTTTAGAgggaaaaacaaataaatggaaCTAAAGCTCGAAAAAACAAAACCAGAAAATCATTGTACTCACATCGAACAAATAGCTCCAAGGACCTGATATTAGCTTTAGTATTATGTTCGTTTTGTGCTGTACACTGGTAAATGCCTTCGTCTTCACAAACACTTTTGTGATCGTGAAATCCAATTGTTTTGCGTCACTGGCTGTTTTCAAATATTGGCTTTGCTTTAACAATGCTAAATTTGATGATGGATTACTATGAGCTTGGCAATAAAATATGACTTGTGTGTTTTCATTTACTTCAAAGTTTTGCCCGTGATTAGCATTCAATAATGTAAAACTCGCTACTTCTGCTTCGTCtgaaatacaatatattgaataagTATACGATCAGTATTGCTGCACATTctagtttttatcaaattcattcaTATGTCttaactatttaaaacatttttcggGCTTATTTTCATGTGTTTAGTCTGGAAGTATTTAATTTTACTAAGTatttaactttaactttaaaaaagcatccaatgaaacacatttttaaagcaatttaaaattaatacgtCCCCTTATGTGCTGCAGTTAGTTTAAAGAtgtcaatttcaaatatatataatcaattGAGGCTATTTTTGATATCGGACTTACATTGCACATCAATGTAGACTGTATTGCTGCTGATGCCGACGGATGCGTCATGTCTTGTAGGTTCCATGTAGTTCGAAGCTGTACATTTGTAGTATCCAGTCTGTTTTCGATCAATGTTGGCGAAAATAAGAGTCTGCTCCATGGAGACTTTGGAACTATCAGACATTCTTTCCCATTGAAAGTCGTTCTTGCTCGGAACACCAGCAGTTATTTCACAAACCACAGAAACTGTGCCTTCTTCGATTACTGTAACGTTCGTCAGCGGCTTAACCACGGGAGGAACTGAAGTAAAAGTTACCTTATCATCACTACAAACACTTTTACTTTTACAAGTCTTCTTTCTAAAGACCAATAAAAGACATCGctaagaataaaagaaaatacgCGCGCACTCATCAGGAACTCTATTTAACGCTATTCTGAATAACTGCATTTGTTATTATCTGCATGCGCCGAATCGTGGTAttggatatatttatataggtgAAGAACAAAGAAACCAGCCCTAGTgtcatatttatgaaacattttagagaaaatgtttaatttagtgaaatatttcaaatgttatacaAGAAAATTTTAGAAACCCttttatttttcaccaaatttttacatgtatgcattattatttatattatttgcttccttacttttaaaattaatgttttatgtcccTAAATCATTTTTAAGCATGCTGAGCATTTAAGTTGGATTTGTTTcaatgagtaaaaaaaatgtactatttatcaatgtcaaatcttaaaaatcaaattagaCTGATTTCAGTATTGGACTTGCATTGCACATCAACGTAAACTGTATTGCTACTGGCGCCAACGACTGCGTCATGTCCTGTGGGTTCCATGTTGTTCGAAGCTGTACATTTGTAGTATCCAGTCTGTTTTCGATCAATGTTGGCGAAAATAAGAGTCTGCTCCATGGAGACTTTGGAACTATCAGACATTCTTTCCCATTGAAAGTCGTTCTTGCTCGGAACACCAGCAGTTATTTCACAAACCACAGAAACTGTGCCTTCTTCGATTACTGTAACGTTCGTCAGCGGCTTAACCACGGGAGGAACTGAAGTAAAAGTTACCTTATCATCACTACAAACACTTTATTGTTTaacaagtttatattttaaagactttcattttatatttttttatttctttttattttaaagaaaacatcgctaagaaaaaaagaaaatgcgGGCGTTCTCATCAATCGTTATTATGAATAAATGGTATGTTTAAGCGTTTGTTTATCTAAGTCATTTTCCTTTGGACCTTGTAACTACACAGGCTCTTTTTTGAATTTCCAACTACTAGGCTTGCCCAATCAGAAATCTTTGTATTATTCAAATCGTATATTATGAGAGCATTTTAGATTCAAGTCATACTTATGTGTCCCAAAAAGTTAATAAAGATGCCATCTTACTCCCAACTAAGATTTAcgaaaattaattcaattgttttgatataccaaaaaggatgaatacatgtcgaaagcaatggttcttatgaaggaagccgagataaatttaaagaaaggtgcagaaaacatgatatttctacattatgagactatagtagatcacagtaaatcttttagcatttaccaaccatttaatattttagcattttcagctattaaaaacacggctACAATCGTGTAAtcagaaattaacattttcaataaatgcattatttggtaaGTAGTTCAACATgcatcactcaaaattaatgtttgttatgcatgtatatgtattgattttgaataagaatatcACTTTAATTTCAGGTCATGTAACTCTTATTACCCCATTGCAGATTACTGACTTGTGTTAGATTGAAGATCTCGGCTTTCGGTTTTATTGTTTGGAATATGTATATCAGGTACGAAAAATAACGCGCTAGTTATCACATATAATCAATGAAATGTGTTTTGGTTTCAGCTGAACGGGCTATTAAGTAgaatacttatatgaaaaacaacagaaacaagctcaatagcaaaCAGTTTAATCACAggttaaacgccaaagacagaACACAAACACAAGAAGACATGCCTCTTCAAAATACATAATGTGAAAGTTACTTACAAAGAACTTTGACTTCAAATGGCGACACACGTCTTCCTTGCGTAGAGTTTCCAATTGTGAACTGCATGCTGTTTTCCATGGTAAAGTTTATAGTTGTTGCATTTTGAACGAAAATGCGTAGATCTTGTccagattttgaaaaagaatatcCAGACCACCAGTATATTGATGGCGGATTGCTATCACATAAACAGctaattgtgatattttgttctCGTATCGCAGATACGGTGTTTGTCGATATGGCAGTTTCTCCCAAGTGGCACTGTGGTTGATCAGGTGGAtctatgataaaacaaaatccattatatagaggataattgttttcGTCCGTGATcggtatatatatttcaccgagtgagcaccaaagtttatatttcaaaatctaCCTTCGGTTGTCAAGAGGTGAAATAAGTTGTGATTacacagaaataaacaatagttctttaatatatgcattaaaaggatataaatagatatttgatttttttttagaaaattaaacaaaattgtatgcGAATGTTTAGTCAGGGCGGAAAATATGTCGTTGAAATTGTATCAAAGTCTAGTACATGTTGTCGAAGAGAGCGGGATAAAAGTTAAtaatagtgaaaaaaataatttgttctatgtttgaaacagtgataTATCATTATGCTTCACTGATGTATCACTATGTTTATAACCGGGAagcataattaatattattattaaacaataacagCATCAACAAAGTTTCcaattaattcaatattaaagATTAATAATAGAAAAGAGGATACTCGTACACTGCACATCCACTGTGAGATGCATATCCTGTCTGAGGTAAACGGACTGTCGCTCTAGTGGAATCAATCTGTTCTCTGCTATTATCCTATATCTTCCAGAGTGCGTTCTTTTAATGCTGTTTATGATGAGGCGAGTAGATTGTCCGCCTCCAGGATGTATCCATGAAAAGCTTGGCAACGGATTTCCGTCGCTGGTGCAGTTAAGGCGAAACTCTGAGTCTTCTCTTAGTGTTACAACAGAGGACAAGGCTGATCCAC from Mya arenaria isolate MELC-2E11 chromosome 7, ASM2691426v1 carries:
- the LOC128241119 gene encoding cell adhesion molecule DSCAML1-like — encoded protein: MYFFVLFIPLAIILICYISILLKIWREKKMRSAWIQKRSVMRDVKVTMSVAFVILSFIISWTPYAVLSLCYSNKIGEGCSTSNESKFSLKFNLQPVGYDIYTLTINNFEVNDTGLYRCLTYVTFWQDSTIHITHAVDIKSVTLTPKTDLISVIENVPQIFRCVTSTCRPVATISWYLGSTQITSGNKSNSLQDVTTSTLNYTFQKRHQDKRILCRGNGPSKPVCRFGGSALSSVVTLREDSEFRLNCTSDGNPLPSFSWIHPGGGQSTRLIINSIKRTHSGRYRIIAENRLIPLERQSVYLRQDMHLTVDVQYPPDQPQCHLGETAISTNTVSAIREQNITISCLCDSNPPSIYWWSGYSFSKSGQDLRIFVQNATTINFTMENSMQFTIGNSTQGRRVSPFEVKVLFPPVVKPLTNVTVIEEGTVSVVCEITAGVPSKNDFQWERMSDSSKVSMEQTLIFANIDRKQTGYYKCTASNNMEPTGHDAVVGASSNTVYVDVQCKSNTEISLI